In Bacillus sp. NP247, one DNA window encodes the following:
- a CDS encoding SRPBCC family protein: protein MLAEIEKQSNGYIVKFERQFPYTIEEVWSVLTENSKLKKWMSNLQIENLKTGGMIKFDMMDGSFLNIDILECQLNAVLEFKWDKDRVRFEIYKAGNESLLLLKEFIHELTDHTPKDIAGWHICLELFSTVLEGKEKEFPKDEWQQWFEKYKVKIKIHELK from the coding sequence ATGTTAGCTGAGATAGAGAAACAATCTAATGGGTATATTGTAAAATTTGAACGCCAATTTCCTTATACGATAGAGGAAGTTTGGTCTGTGTTAACTGAAAACAGTAAGCTTAAAAAATGGATGTCTAATTTGCAGATTGAAAACCTTAAAACAGGTGGAATGATAAAGTTCGATATGATGGATGGTTCATTTTTAAATATTGATATTTTAGAGTGTCAACTAAATGCAGTACTTGAATTCAAATGGGATAAAGATCGTGTCCGATTTGAAATATATAAAGCAGGAAATGAATCCCTATTACTTCTTAAAGAATTCATTCATGAATTAACAGATCATACACCGAAAGATATTGCTGGTTGGCATATTTGTTTAGAACTTTTTTCTACCGTGTTAGAAGGAAAAGAGAAAGAATTTCCAAAAGACGAGTGGCAACAATGGTTTGAAAAATACAAGGTTAAGATTAAGATTCATGAACTGAAATGA
- a CDS encoding SpaA isopeptide-forming pilin-related protein — protein sequence MRLRLKLVSIHLMVLLMICVSFVIYVPKEVYGSTVDLEGLGDISRYNAVIFGNHKAVGGDVEGAIAVQGDMDASGYTIVGAAAGTSNIVGEKWSDEAYPSLLLSGKFKKSREESFIIQNGIVVMTKESDPDRTIQSSYDRIVYKEKQEIDAKFNEFRNIVNQVNQDAGQYKTNTPIPNMSFGIGKEINNPNIYVSSELTGKINLEIRDVFLPNAKDKDFIVMHSDAREVTFKNGSILYDTNNIGRATDIIPTSQPYSPDSPFTELYGKVIWVFPNAKKITAEGYGVVGSVFAPNAVLETKGGSINGQAFVGAVQQTGGFEFHNFKFNWKHWNKPSTGKIKIKKVDSNNDDKKLVGAKFHIEDSNGKIVGELITDEKGEAISKDLPIENYSLVEVEAPKGYELLKDKVAVKIEKDKVIEMKIGNKKLPDPIGKIKLEKVDTNDKNKKLAGAKFHIEDSNGKVVGELITDEKGEAISKDLPIENYSLVEVEAPKGYELLKDKVAVKIEKDKVIEMKIGNKKLPDPIGKIKLEKVDTNDENKKLAGAKFHIEDSNGKVVGELITDEKGGAISKDLPIGNYTLVEVEAPKGYELLKDKVAVKVEKDKVIEMKIGNKKLPDPIGKIEIEKVDDKDINLKLKGAVFQVLDKVGKEVARLTTDEKGKVISRQLVLGKYTIKEIKAPSGYMLLRDPIEVEITEAVRIQKITVKNTKNNWVIPNTGGSGTTIFYVVGILVIFGALYFCKKNRV from the coding sequence TTGAGGCTACGATTAAAGCTGGTAAGTATTCATTTAATGGTTTTGTTAATGATATGTGTAAGTTTTGTTATATATGTACCAAAAGAAGTTTATGGATCCACGGTAGACTTAGAAGGTTTAGGTGATATATCGCGTTATAATGCAGTTATCTTTGGTAACCATAAAGCAGTTGGTGGAGACGTTGAAGGTGCAATCGCAGTTCAAGGTGATATGGATGCATCAGGTTATACGATTGTAGGTGCAGCGGCAGGTACATCTAATATAGTTGGTGAAAAATGGAGTGATGAGGCATATCCGTCCTTGTTATTGTCTGGAAAATTTAAAAAATCAAGAGAGGAATCTTTTATCATTCAAAACGGAATAGTCGTTATGACAAAAGAGAGTGATCCAGATCGTACAATACAATCTTCTTATGATCGTATTGTTTATAAAGAAAAACAAGAAATTGATGCCAAATTCAATGAGTTCCGTAACATAGTAAACCAAGTCAATCAAGATGCAGGTCAATATAAAACGAATACCCCAATTCCAAATATGAGTTTTGGCATCGGAAAAGAGATAAATAATCCTAATATTTATGTTTCATCAGAATTGACAGGGAAAATAAATTTAGAAATAAGAGATGTATTTTTACCCAATGCTAAGGACAAAGATTTTATTGTTATGCATTCGGATGCAAGAGAGGTTACATTTAAAAATGGGTCTATTCTATATGACACAAATAATATAGGAAGGGCTACGGATATAATTCCTACATCACAACCCTATTCTCCTGATTCACCGTTTACTGAGCTATATGGGAAAGTGATTTGGGTATTTCCTAATGCGAAAAAAATCACAGCAGAGGGGTATGGTGTTGTTGGAAGTGTATTTGCTCCAAATGCTGTATTAGAAACAAAAGGCGGTTCAATTAATGGACAAGCATTTGTCGGTGCAGTGCAACAAACTGGTGGATTCGAATTTCACAATTTCAAATTTAACTGGAAACATTGGAACAAGCCTAGTACTGGGAAAATAAAAATAAAAAAAGTAGATAGTAATAATGATGATAAAAAATTAGTGGGAGCAAAGTTTCATATAGAAGATTCAAACGGAAAAATAGTTGGAGAGCTAATAACAGATGAAAAAGGGGAAGCGATATCTAAAGATTTACCAATAGAAAACTATAGCCTAGTGGAAGTAGAAGCGCCTAAAGGTTACGAATTATTGAAAGATAAAGTGGCTGTAAAAATAGAAAAAGATAAAGTAATAGAAATGAAAATAGGAAATAAAAAATTGCCAGATCCAATAGGGAAAATAAAGCTTGAGAAAGTAGATACAAACGATAAAAATAAAAAGCTAGCAGGAGCAAAGTTTCATATAGAAGATTCAAATGGAAAAGTAGTTGGAGAGCTAATAACAGATGAAAAAGGAGAAGCGATATCTAAAGATTTACCAATAGAAAACTATAGCCTAGTGGAAGTAGAAGCGCCTAAAGGTTACGAATTATTGAAAGATAAAGTAGCTGTAAAAATAGAAAAAGATAAAGTAATAGAAATGAAAATAGGAAATAAAAAATTGCCAGATCCAATAGGGAAAATAAAGCTTGAGAAAGTAGACACAAATGATGAAAATAAAAAGCTAGCAGGAGCAAAGTTTCATATAGAAGATTCAAACGGAAAAGTAGTTGGAGAGTTAATAACAGATGAAAAAGGAGGAGCGATATCTAAAGATTTACCAATAGGAAACTATACCCTAGTAGAAGTAGAAGCGCCTAAAGGTTACGAATTATTGAAAGATAAGGTAGCTGTAAAAGTAGAAAAAGATAAAGTAATAGAAATGAAAATAGGAAATAAGAAATTGCCAGATCCAATAGGGAAAATTGAAATTGAGAAAGTGGATGACAAGGATATCAACTTAAAACTAAAAGGTGCTGTATTTCAAGTCTTAGATAAAGTAGGGAAAGAAGTTGCTAGATTAACAACAGATGAAAAAGGAAAGGTGATTTCCAGGCAATTAGTACTAGGAAAATATACGATTAAAGAAATAAAAGCACCAAGCGGATATATGTTACTTAGAGATCCAATAGAGGTAGAAATTACAGAGGCAGTAAGGATACAAAAAATAACAGTAAAAAATACGAAGAATAATTGGGTGATTCCTAATACTGGTGGCAGCGGTACAACAATTTTTTATGTGGTTGGTATTTTGGTGATTTTTGGTGCGTTATATTTCTGTAAGAAAAATCGTGTGTAA
- a CDS encoding SpaA isopeptide-forming pilin-related protein: protein MKKILSVLLVVFLTFSAWSSVLVKAASPTKGSLTIHKYEQEKDGTTGVEGDGSANQEVPTNAKPLKGVTFEVKRVVSFEKISNDGKIVKEDVEPVTGATPSKVVTDDNGQAVLKDLPLGRYEVKEVAGPPHVNLNPNTYTVDIPLTNKEGKVLNYDVHMYPKNEIKRGAVDLIKTGANDKGLAGAAFSVFKKDGTEVKKELVTDANGHIRVQGLEYGEYYFQETKAPKGYVIDPTKREFFIKNSGTINEDGTITSGTVVKVEVKNYEEPTIDKKINGNLEALPINPLTNYNYDIKTLIPEDIKEYKKYVVTDTLDNRLVIQGKPIVKIDGAEVNASIVDVAVEGQKVTATVKDFTKLDGKKEFHLQIKSQVKEGVPSSSEILNTAKIDFTNKNDVIGEKESKPVVVVPTTGIIELTKIDGDDKKKLKGAEFVLKDKNGKIVVVAGKEVIGVSDENGVIKWSNIPYGDYQIFETKAPTYTKEDGTTASYQLLKDPINVKISENNQSVKLAIENNKSGWILPVTGGIGTTLFTVLGLALMVTAAFVFFRKKFVNK, encoded by the coding sequence ATGAAAAAAATATTAAGTGTGCTTCTAGTTGTTTTCTTAACGTTTTCAGCGTGGTCTAGTGTATTAGTAAAGGCAGCTTCACCAACCAAAGGTTCTTTAACGATTCATAAGTACGAACAAGAAAAAGATGGAACAACAGGAGTAGAAGGTGATGGCTCCGCAAATCAAGAGGTTCCAACAAATGCGAAACCGTTAAAAGGTGTAACGTTTGAAGTAAAAAGGGTTGTGTCGTTTGAAAAAATTTCAAATGATGGGAAAATCGTGAAAGAAGATGTGGAACCTGTAACGGGGGCAACTCCATCTAAAGTAGTAACCGATGATAACGGACAAGCTGTATTAAAAGATCTTCCGCTAGGACGTTATGAAGTGAAAGAGGTGGCAGGTCCTCCACATGTTAACCTAAATCCAAATACGTATACAGTAGATATTCCATTAACGAATAAAGAGGGTAAGGTGTTAAACTATGATGTTCATATGTATCCAAAAAATGAGATTAAACGCGGTGCAGTTGATTTAATAAAAACTGGTGCAAACGATAAAGGATTAGCGGGTGCAGCATTCTCTGTATTTAAAAAAGATGGCACAGAAGTGAAAAAAGAGTTAGTAACGGATGCTAATGGTCATATTCGTGTGCAAGGATTAGAGTATGGAGAATACTATTTCCAAGAAACAAAAGCTCCGAAAGGCTATGTAATAGATCCAACTAAACGCGAGTTTTTTATTAAGAACTCCGGAACAATTAATGAAGATGGAACAATTACTTCTGGTACAGTAGTTAAAGTAGAAGTGAAAAACTATGAAGAACCAACTATTGATAAAAAGATTAACGGAAATTTGGAAGCGTTACCAATAAATCCGTTAACTAATTACAATTATGATATTAAAACATTAATTCCAGAAGACATTAAAGAATACAAAAAATATGTGGTAACAGATACTTTGGACAATCGTTTAGTGATTCAAGGAAAGCCAATCGTGAAGATTGATGGAGCGGAAGTAAATGCAAGCATTGTAGATGTAGCTGTAGAAGGTCAAAAGGTAACAGCTACAGTAAAAGATTTTACAAAATTAGATGGTAAAAAAGAATTTCATTTACAAATTAAATCACAAGTAAAAGAAGGAGTACCATCTAGTTCGGAAATTTTAAATACAGCAAAAATTGATTTTACAAATAAAAATGATGTAATTGGAGAAAAAGAATCTAAACCAGTAGTTGTTGTTCCGACAACTGGAATTATTGAGTTAACAAAAATTGATGGTGATGATAAGAAGAAATTAAAAGGTGCAGAGTTTGTACTTAAAGATAAAAATGGGAAAATAGTTGTTGTAGCAGGAAAAGAAGTGATAGGTGTATCAGATGAAAATGGTGTTATTAAATGGTCTAACATTCCATACGGAGACTATCAAATTTTTGAAACGAAAGCACCAACATATACAAAAGAAGATGGTACAACAGCTTCTTATCAATTATTAAAAGACCCAATTAATGTAAAGATTAGCGAAAATAATCAATCGGTTAAATTAGCGATAGAAAATAATAAAAGTGGATGGATTCTTCCAGTGACAGGTGGGATAGGAACGACTCTTTTTACTGTACTAGGCCTTGCGTTAATGGTTACAGCAGCGTTTGTTTTCTTTAGAAAAAAGTTTGTTAATAAATAA
- a CDS encoding SAM-dependent methyltransferase — translation MMVIKQDEIKVVVGAGAFNNNPGWIQTQEDELNLLDNTTWEERFEYNSISAILAEHVWEHLTFEEGVKAAEICYEFLKPSGHIRCGVPDAFFPDETYQNIVQIGGPGPKDHPAASHKIVYNYKTLTKMFETAGFEVVLLEYCDENGQFYYNEWDANDGVIFRSKRYDSRNRGDKLGFPSLIVDVIKR, via the coding sequence ATGATGGTAATAAAACAAGATGAAATTAAAGTAGTAGTTGGAGCTGGAGCGTTTAATAATAATCCAGGTTGGATTCAAACGCAAGAAGATGAACTTAATTTACTAGACAATACCACTTGGGAAGAAAGATTTGAATACAATTCCATTTCAGCTATTTTAGCTGAGCACGTATGGGAACATCTTACGTTTGAAGAAGGTGTAAAAGCAGCTGAAATTTGTTATGAATTTTTAAAACCATCAGGTCATATTCGATGCGGCGTCCCTGATGCGTTTTTTCCAGATGAAACATACCAAAATATAGTTCAAATAGGCGGACCTGGGCCGAAAGATCATCCTGCTGCAAGTCATAAAATAGTTTATAATTACAAAACATTAACGAAAATGTTTGAAACGGCTGGATTTGAGGTAGTTCTACTTGAGTATTGTGATGAAAATGGTCAATTTTATTACAACGAATGGGATGCGAATGACGGTGTTATTTTTCGTTCGAAAAGGTATGATTCTAGAAATCGAGGCGATAAACTTGGCTTTCCGTCGTTAATTGTTGACGTGATTAAGCGATAA
- a CDS encoding recombinase family protein encodes MRKIGYIRVSSTSQNPSRQFQQLNEIGMDIIFKEKVSGATKDCEQLQKMLEDIQEGDIIYVTDLTRITRSTQDLFELIDNIRSKKANLKSLKDTWLDLSEDNPYSQFLITVMAGVNQLERDLIRMRQREGIELAKKEGKFKGRLKKYHKNHAGMNYAVKLYKEGDRTVNQICEITNVSRASLYRKLSERNS; translated from the coding sequence TTGCGAAAAATCGGTTATATACGTGTCAGTTCAACTAGTCAGAATCCTTCAAGGCAATTTCAGCAACTGAACGAAATCGGAATGGATATTATTTTTAAAGAAAAAGTTTCCGGAGCAACAAAAGATTGTGAGCAACTTCAAAAAATGTTAGAGGATATACAAGAAGGTGACATCATTTATGTTACGGACTTAACTCGGATTACTCGTAGTACACAAGATTTATTTGAATTAATCGATAACATACGGAGTAAAAAGGCAAATTTAAAATCCTTAAAAGATACATGGCTAGATTTATCAGAAGATAATCCCTACAGCCAATTCTTAATTACGGTTATGGCGGGTGTAAACCAATTAGAACGTGATCTTATCCGTATGCGGCAGCGTGAAGGGATTGAACTGGCTAAGAAAGAAGGAAAGTTTAAAGGTCGGTTAAAGAAGTACCATAAAAATCATGCAGGAATGAATTATGCAGTAAAGCTTTATAAAGAGGGAGATAGGACTGTAAATCAAATTTGTGAAATTACAAATGTGTCTAGGGCCTCATTATATAGAAAGCTATCGGAAAGGAACAGTTGA
- a CDS encoding class C sortase yields MKRNLVLGGIFLFGLGIFLYPTISNWLATRAHYSEISSYDKKIKALQKKEIERREKEAAEYNKQVQTSTKTFADPFAEENSNQQAYADALNLGDVMGYIEISKIKIKLPIYQGTSEEVLSRGIGHLDYSSLPVGGENTHTILTGHRGLPSAKLFSDLDKLSEGDLFYIHSLDKILAYKVDQIKVVLPHETEDLQIVENKDFTTLITCTPYGVNTNRLLVRGERVEFNQKEKQEISTEVFMFNKWTVIVPILLLCAFLVVIYKKKITR; encoded by the coding sequence ATGAAACGAAATCTTGTTTTAGGAGGTATTTTTTTATTTGGATTAGGTATTTTTTTATATCCTACTATTAGTAATTGGTTGGCGACTCGTGCTCATTATTCTGAGATTAGTTCTTATGATAAGAAGATTAAAGCGCTACAAAAGAAAGAAATTGAACGTAGGGAAAAAGAAGCAGCCGAATATAATAAACAAGTTCAAACTTCCACGAAAACATTTGCAGATCCATTTGCTGAGGAAAATAGTAATCAACAAGCGTATGCCGATGCGTTAAATTTAGGTGATGTAATGGGGTATATTGAAATATCGAAAATTAAAATAAAACTGCCAATTTATCAAGGTACCTCTGAAGAAGTATTGAGTCGGGGGATAGGTCATTTAGATTATTCGTCACTCCCGGTAGGTGGAGAGAATACGCACACTATTTTAACCGGGCATCGTGGTTTACCATCAGCAAAGTTATTTTCAGATTTAGATAAGTTGAGTGAAGGAGATCTTTTTTATATTCACTCTTTAGACAAAATTCTTGCCTATAAAGTAGATCAAATTAAAGTAGTTTTACCACACGAAACGGAAGATTTGCAAATTGTGGAAAATAAAGATTTTACTACATTAATTACATGTACGCCTTATGGAGTAAATACAAATAGATTGCTCGTTCGAGGTGAGCGTGTAGAGTTCAATCAGAAAGAAAAACAAGAAATAAGTACAGAGGTATTTATGTTTAATAAGTGGACGGTAATAGTTCCAATCCTATTGTTATGTGCGTTTCTAGTCGTAATTTATAAGAAAAAAATAACTAGATAG
- a CDS encoding AraC family transcriptional regulator, producing MTKKLSLVEIEYICNMFFQSFEVPVCFLDCNKNILLAFTSKNDSLLLYTSKIEQLHMLYQKNDSYNSPIFRTHQHLGHFILIHIKSDYMVNGTVIIGPVTDVSFSKNETDSSFNFMPNYKKTRDYYFSLSLKDQYFFVNMAILFHNILYKKISDVSTFSNNSDSFHVSPSSILNDDVYISMQKNESIYNNLYLEQQLLGAIENGDKETVLKYYYVFQQETLSSLSSFHQLRRHKNICISSITLATRYAIKGGLPSGIAYKIYDLHIQRTENLKDKESVWHLLKNVFCTFADRVKAQKTQQHSQTIAICKNYISKNIYNPISVKQLATFSNVNSDYLSILFKKEVGISLSEYIQRERIEEAKKLLTFTTYSLSDICASLNFTDQSYFTKIFKKFTNETPGKYRKSHVVI from the coding sequence ATGACTAAAAAGCTCAGTCTAGTTGAGATAGAGTACATTTGCAATATGTTTTTCCAATCTTTTGAAGTTCCAGTTTGTTTTTTAGATTGCAACAAAAATATTCTTTTAGCTTTTACATCAAAAAATGATTCACTTTTGTTGTATACATCAAAGATAGAACAGTTACATATGCTTTATCAGAAAAATGATTCATATAATTCTCCCATCTTCAGGACTCACCAACATCTAGGGCACTTCATTTTAATTCACATAAAGAGCGATTATATGGTGAACGGCACTGTTATTATTGGACCTGTAACAGATGTAAGCTTTTCTAAAAACGAAACGGATAGCAGCTTTAATTTTATGCCGAATTATAAAAAAACAAGAGACTATTACTTTTCATTGTCACTCAAAGATCAATATTTCTTTGTAAATATGGCGATTTTGTTCCATAACATTCTTTATAAAAAAATTTCAGATGTAAGTACCTTTTCAAATAACAGTGACTCATTTCATGTAAGTCCTAGCAGTATCTTAAACGATGATGTATATATTTCAATGCAAAAAAATGAATCTATCTATAATAATTTGTATTTAGAGCAACAACTACTTGGGGCTATAGAAAACGGGGATAAAGAAACAGTACTCAAATATTATTATGTATTTCAACAAGAGACTCTTTCATCCTTATCTTCATTCCATCAATTAAGACGACATAAAAACATTTGTATTTCATCCATTACACTCGCTACTAGATATGCGATAAAAGGAGGGCTTCCATCCGGGATTGCTTACAAGATTTATGATCTACACATCCAAAGAACAGAAAATTTAAAAGACAAAGAATCTGTTTGGCATTTATTAAAAAATGTTTTCTGTACTTTTGCAGACCGTGTAAAGGCACAAAAAACACAGCAGCATTCACAGACTATTGCTATTTGCAAAAACTATATTTCCAAAAATATTTACAATCCAATATCTGTTAAACAACTTGCTACATTTTCAAACGTGAATTCGGATTATTTATCTATATTATTTAAAAAAGAAGTTGGCATTTCATTAAGTGAATATATTCAACGTGAACGAATCGAAGAAGCAAAAAAATTATTAACTTTCACAACCTATTCCTTATCTGACATCTGTGCTTCACTCAATTTTACTGATCAAAGCTACTTCACTAAAATTTTTAAAAAATTCACCAACGAAACACCTGGTAAATACCGAAAATCTCATGTTGTCATATAA
- a CDS encoding ATP-binding cassette domain-containing protein: MKVNQLIANNINKLDAIIPFNKSLGIAGLSGSGKTTLCQTIGEESKKRLVSLLPKAEYQYLFPNIMETNFSAIKMEEMPLVLFLGKSSISSNPRSTIGTHTGVFKEIREKLAEEFNLSPEVFSFNNQLGWCAACKGRGTTKNIECKKCKGKRFSEEVEQHTIELFATPHTISDINDLSVESILSLAEELNISEAKQHILQNIINMNIGYLTLNRIMGTLSGGELTRLYLAEFMAVSENAVIIIDEISVGLDHETLLQILEEIKKLGCKNQVWLIDHSDTVLDTTDEQMFFGPGSGKYGGKIVKESPRPKPILSERNYEIPTEYYTFHELYCRNIQMTEFQIPKNRLVTVTGESGCGKSTLVNECLATDFLKRYPKDKLVMVGQDRNQSITSRSTVATFLDIKKKLTKYGEDIDDIFERSIEDIIDELPNEDIAYKRLSLLIKLGLGYLTLERKTQTLSTGEFQCVHLVSELFAKTRNPHTLFIFDEPSKGLSQNILNQFIDSVRGILQDESVSIIMIEHNSYMLESSDYIVDFGKRQLESIEHLDVVSHEDYYHQKSSVNNTEQIHISSTLNQQNGINYLEENHIDYFKNAENIYKGGILKSLSSMARLIYGEYESDTIAPVVAIDLERHLYSQYSFLYEIGGLINHIVAAHPTNKDTRSFDFYSQDNHCPSCSGRLKIEIFDKEIVIQDKNIPFWDGLFDPEIMKVLKFYQYEKIEFLFEEIKDELGHDLTKSYNDMSQEEKHTFWYGYFDKSFYDKKGKTRRTWVGFNTIIGGYIVISKAAIKEAIKTSKEMMTCPICEGTVLNHHKSLKFGDKDIREIINQPLEEVLKIVGDLPALVKLKSILGDEMILIEDVSLLPRETQVALKMFELEQASFSNYEMVLQNVLPFWGEVKGNIESINNNNKVTICDFQNINETRETIIDKYFTNGKYKKLTYVYEAFGFKKLVTQINKIKKSNPCPFCNGKKVITEDNLHDGVFKLTIPCVTCNASGINDEGLKEIIDGIDVQTWLTGKVSDVVDESLRTEDVADILIFNRIRELNKREMMAVYECLEKNN, encoded by the coding sequence ATGAAAGTAAATCAATTAATTGCAAATAACATAAATAAATTAGATGCTATCATTCCGTTTAATAAATCACTTGGTATTGCTGGTTTATCTGGATCTGGAAAAACAACTCTTTGTCAAACAATTGGTGAAGAATCAAAGAAGCGTCTAGTTTCCTTATTGCCAAAGGCTGAATATCAATATTTATTTCCTAATATTATGGAAACTAATTTTAGTGCAATTAAAATGGAAGAAATGCCTTTAGTACTTTTTTTAGGGAAATCATCGATTTCTTCCAATCCGCGCTCGACAATTGGTACTCACACAGGTGTTTTTAAAGAGATTCGTGAAAAACTTGCTGAAGAATTTAATCTATCTCCTGAGGTTTTTTCATTTAATAATCAGTTAGGTTGGTGTGCTGCTTGTAAAGGGCGTGGTACTACTAAAAATATTGAGTGTAAAAAATGTAAAGGAAAACGTTTTAGTGAAGAAGTTGAACAACATACTATTGAGTTATTTGCTACACCACACACAATTTCGGATATTAACGATTTAAGTGTTGAATCTATTCTTTCATTAGCAGAAGAATTAAATATTAGCGAAGCAAAACAACATATACTACAAAATATAATTAATATGAACATTGGTTATTTAACATTAAATCGAATTATGGGTACGTTGTCAGGTGGAGAGTTAACACGACTTTATTTGGCTGAATTCATGGCGGTAAGTGAAAATGCTGTAATTATTATTGATGAGATTTCCGTGGGGCTTGATCACGAAACATTATTACAAATATTAGAAGAGATCAAAAAATTAGGGTGCAAAAATCAAGTTTGGCTCATTGATCATTCAGATACAGTACTGGATACAACGGATGAGCAAATGTTCTTCGGACCTGGTAGTGGAAAATATGGTGGGAAAATCGTAAAAGAATCACCAAGGCCAAAGCCAATACTATCGGAACGAAATTACGAAATACCAACAGAATATTATACATTCCATGAATTATATTGCCGAAATATCCAAATGACTGAGTTTCAGATTCCTAAAAATAGACTTGTAACTGTTACAGGAGAGTCTGGATGCGGGAAATCTACACTTGTCAATGAGTGTTTAGCTACAGATTTCTTGAAACGATATCCAAAAGATAAACTAGTTATGGTAGGGCAAGATCGAAACCAATCGATTACAAGTCGGTCAACCGTTGCGACTTTTCTTGATATTAAAAAGAAACTTACTAAATATGGTGAAGATATAGATGATATTTTTGAACGCTCGATTGAGGATATCATCGATGAACTTCCTAATGAAGATATTGCTTATAAACGCTTGAGCCTATTAATCAAACTTGGACTTGGCTATTTGACATTAGAGCGAAAAACACAAACATTATCAACGGGTGAGTTTCAATGTGTTCATTTAGTTTCTGAGTTATTTGCAAAAACAAGAAACCCACATACATTATTTATTTTTGATGAGCCTTCAAAAGGTTTATCACAAAATATTTTAAATCAATTTATAGATAGTGTTAGAGGGATATTGCAAGATGAATCAGTCTCTATCATTATGATTGAACATAATAGTTACATGTTAGAAAGCTCTGATTATATCGTCGATTTTGGAAAAAGACAGCTTGAATCTATAGAGCATCTTGATGTAGTAAGTCATGAGGATTATTATCATCAAAAAAGCAGTGTGAATAATACTGAGCAAATACATATTTCTTCAACACTGAATCAACAAAATGGAATTAATTACTTAGAAGAGAATCATATTGATTATTTTAAAAATGCAGAAAACATCTATAAGGGTGGCATATTAAAAAGCTTATCATCAATGGCTCGTTTAATTTACGGTGAATACGAATCTGATACAATTGCACCTGTTGTTGCTATTGATCTCGAAAGACATTTGTATAGTCAATATAGTTTCTTATATGAAATTGGTGGATTGATCAATCATATTGTAGCTGCTCATCCGACTAATAAAGATACGAGAAGTTTCGATTTCTATTCTCAGGATAATCATTGCCCATCATGTTCAGGACGTCTTAAGATAGAAATCTTTGATAAGGAAATTGTAATTCAAGATAAAAACATTCCATTTTGGGATGGTCTATTCGATCCTGAAATCATGAAAGTATTAAAATTTTATCAATATGAAAAAATAGAATTTCTATTTGAAGAAATTAAAGATGAGCTAGGTCACGATTTGACGAAGAGCTATAATGATATGTCTCAGGAAGAAAAACATACATTTTGGTACGGCTATTTTGATAAGTCCTTTTATGATAAAAAAGGAAAGACACGTAGAACATGGGTAGGGTTTAATACGATTATTGGTGGGTATATTGTCATTTCCAAAGCAGCTATTAAGGAAGCTATTAAGACTTCTAAAGAAATGATGACATGTCCAATTTGTGAGGGGACGGTATTAAACCACCATAAATCGCTTAAGTTTGGAGATAAAGATATTCGTGAAATTATCAATCAGCCGCTTGAAGAAGTATTAAAAATAGTAGGTGATTTACCTGCACTCGTTAAATTAAAATCCATTTTAGGTGACGAGATGATTCTAATAGAAGACGTTTCGTTACTACCTAGAGAAACACAAGTTGCACTGAAAATGTTTGAACTAGAGCAAGCAAGCTTTTCAAACTATGAAATGGTTTTACAAAATGTCTTACCATTCTGGGGCGAAGTTAAAGGTAATATCGAGTCAATCAACAATAATAATAAGGTGACTATTTGTGATTTCCAAAATATCAATGAAACAAGAGAAACTATCATAGATAAGTATTTCACAAATGGAAAATATAAAAAACTAACATATGTGTATGAAGCATTTGGTTTCAAAAAATTAGTTACCCAAATTAATAAAATTAAAAAAAGTAACCCATGTCCATTCTGTAATGGAAAGAAAGTTATAACCGAAGATAATCTGCATGATGGTGTATTTAAATTAACAATTCCGTGTGTAACTTGTAATGCAAGTGGTATTAATGATGAAGGGCTTAAAGAAATTATTGATGGCATAGATGTACAAACATGGTTAACTGGAAAAGTTAGTGATGTTGTGGATGAAAGCTTACGAACTGAGGATGTTGCAGACATTCTAATATTTAATAGAATTCGTGAGTTGAATAAGCGAGAAATGATGGCAGTTTATGAATGTCTGGAGAAAAATAATTAA